DNA from Bacteroidetes bacterium SB0662_bin_6:
TGTCCGGATCAGATAAGGGCGTCTCGGTATACAGGCGGGCCAGCAGGTAATGTGCTTCCGCACGATCCGGATCCGACTCCGTGATATTCAGCAGAACCTGCTCGGCTTTTTCGTACGATCCTTCCTGAAAGGCCGAGACTCCTTCCTCTATGTCGTGATCCGCCGATTGGGCGTACCCGGCATGCGACAGGAAAAGAAAGCCGAGAAGGAGAAAGATGTGGCGCGTGCGCATTACAAGCAGAAGCGATGTACGTACTCGCAGCGGTCAGCGTACCCGCATATGCGGTTAAGGATACTCTGATCAAAACCACTTCGCTCAGCACTTCACTTTCATGCGCAAAGAGCGTCATGATAAATCAGCAGAAAACACTGCGGATTCGGTGTGTCGCACACATGAAGCGCCCTTCGGGAGGCTGCGAGGGGCACGCTGACCGCGTCATTCCTCATTGTGTGGGGCCTGCCACACTGCTTCGTCATTCCTTGCCAGCCCACCCCTCTCAGCCTCTGAGCTTTGCGGACTTAATCAGAGTGTCCTTAAGTATGTATCCCCAGGGTAATGGTTCCACTCAGGAGGCGTCTTCTTCCTCCCGCAGAATGCGGACGAACCGCCGTTTGCCCGCCTTGATTACGAACGAAGGGCCTGCATGCACATCCACTTCCAGCCGCACGTCAGATATTTTCTCTCCGTCGATGGAGACGGCATGTTGCGCAATCAGACGCCGTGCTTCCCCGTTCGAACTCGTAAGCCCTGTTCGGGTCATCAGGTCAAGAATACCCATCCGAGGCCCTTCATCCGCTGCAAACCGGACGCTTTCCATGTTTTCCGGGATGCCTCCCTTTATCACGGTTTTTTCGAAGTGGCTGCGCGCTTTATCTGCTGCATCGTCGCCGTGGTACATGCTTGCGATGGTCCACGCAAGCCGGTGTTTCGTGTTTCGGGGCTCCCGTTTCGCAGCGGCTTCTATCGCCGGCAGTTCTTCGGTCGGGACGTTTGTGGCCAGCTCGAACCAGGGGTAGATAAGGTCATCCGGAATGGAAAGGGTCTTCCCGTAGATTTCCTCAGGCGGTTCCGAGATTCCGATATAGTTATCGAGCGACTTGGACATTTTCTCGACACCGTCCGTGCCGGGAAGAATAGGCATCATGATGCATACCTGCGGCTCCATCTTTTCGGATTGCTGCACTGCCCGGCCTACGAGCAAATTAAATTTCTGATCTGTGCCACCCAGTTCGATGTCCGCCCGGATCGCTACCGAATCCTGTGCCTGGGCAAGAGGATACAGAAATTCATGGATGCCTATCGGTTCTCCGGACCTGTATCGCTTTTCGAAATCGTCGCGTTCGAGCATCCGGGCGACGGTATATTTACCCGCCAGTTGAATCACATCGCTGAAGCTCAGATTCTCCAGCCACTCCGAGTTGTAAACGATCCGGGTGCGTTCGGGGTCAAGAATACGCGATGCTTGTTCAAAGTAGGAACGTCCGTTTTCTCTGGTTTCCTCGACGGTGAGCGCCGGACGTTCCTGTGAGCGCCCGCTTGGATCGCCGATCATTCCCGTAAAATCCCCTACGATAAGCACTGCCTGGTGACCAAGATCCTGGAATTGCCGCAGTTTACGGAGTACGACCGAGTGGCCCAGGTGCAGGTCGGGGCGACTTGGATCGCACCCCAACTTGACAATGAGTGGCTCGCCCGTCTTTTCCGCCTTGCGCAGTTTCTCAATAAGCGCGTCTTGCGGGATTATTTCCGCCACGCCGCGCTCGATCAGCGCAAGTTGTTTGTCAATCGGAGGAAATTTCATGGGTTGCCTGCTTCAGTGAGGTATTCCCTCGACACTGTGGCAGCAAGAATGATCCGGAGTTGCATCCATGTGTTTCAATGCCGAACACGGGGCGCCCGCTCCATGCGGCGCTTTGCTTCCCGCTCGGCGACACTGGCTCGCCGGTCATGCAGTTTTTTCCCTTTACAAAGACCGACTTTCACCTTCGCATATCCGTTTCTTAAATAAACGGACAGTGGAATCACCGTATAGCCCTTCCGGGCACAGGCTTTTTCCCATTTGAGGAGCTCCCGGCGATGTAACAAAAGTTGCCGGGGGCGTACCGGCGAAGGCGCTGTCGAGGCATCGGCAAACTCATACGGGGCGATATGGCAGTCCATCAACTTCATCGTTCCCCCCTCGATACGGCACCAGGCCTCCTGGAGGCTGATTTTTCCCTGCCGGACGGACTTTACCTCGCTGCCCCGCAATGCGATTCCCGCTTCGATCGTTTCCTCGACGTGGTATTCGTAATACGCCTTGCGATTTTTTGTGACAGGGGTTATGTCTCCCGCTTCCCTATCGCCTGGACGCGTCATGGATCTTCTCCTTGATGCGTGCCGCCTTTCCGCGCCGGGACCGCAGAAAATAGAGCTTTGCCCGACGCACGCGCCCCTGACGAACCCGTTCGATCTTCGCGATCTTCGGGGAGTAGAGCGGAAAAATACGTTCAACCCCTACCCCGTTGGATATTTTGCGCACTGTAAACGTCCGACCCGCACCTGAACCTTGTTCGGCAATGACGACGCCTTGATACTGCTGGATACGTTCCTTATCTCCCTC
Protein-coding regions in this window:
- a CDS encoding tyrosine--tRNA ligase; translation: MKFPPIDKQLALIERGVAEIIPQDALIEKLRKAEKTGEPLIVKLGCDPSRPDLHLGHSVVLRKLRQFQDLGHQAVLIVGDFTGMIGDPSGRSQERPALTVEETRENGRSYFEQASRILDPERTRIVYNSEWLENLSFSDVIQLAGKYTVARMLERDDFEKRYRSGEPIGIHEFLYPLAQAQDSVAIRADIELGGTDQKFNLLVGRAVQQSEKMEPQVCIMMPILPGTDGVEKMSKSLDNYIGISEPPEEIYGKTLSIPDDLIYPWFELATNVPTEELPAIEAAAKREPRNTKHRLAWTIASMYHGDDAADKARSHFEKTVIKGGIPENMESVRFAADEGPRMGILDLMTRTGLTSSNGEARRLIAQHAVSIDGEKISDVRLEVDVHAGPSFVIKAGKRRFVRILREEEDAS
- the smpB gene encoding SsrA-binding protein SmpB, which translates into the protein MTRPGDREAGDITPVTKNRKAYYEYHVEETIEAGIALRGSEVKSVRQGKISLQEAWCRIEGGTMKLMDCHIAPYEFADASTAPSPVRPRQLLLHRRELLKWEKACARKGYTVIPLSVYLRNGYAKVKVGLCKGKKLHDRRASVAEREAKRRMERAPRVRH
- a CDS encoding 50S ribosomal protein L19: MATDLLHLVEMTQARDDMPEFQPGDTVNVHFRVVEGDKERIQQYQGVVIAEQGSGAGRTFTVRKISNGVGVERIFPLYSPKIAKIERVRQGRVRRAKLYFLRSRRGKAARIKEKIHDASRR